The following coding sequences are from one Homalodisca vitripennis isolate AUS2020 chromosome 7, UT_GWSS_2.1, whole genome shotgun sequence window:
- the LOC124367005 gene encoding cationic amino acid transporter 4: MPGTRHKILGHVFSGFCTKMNRTKQLSSADENMETPLKRCLNTFDITLLGIGHMVGAGIYVLTGTVARDLAGPGIVLSFLLAGMTSMLAALCYAEFGTRVPKAGSAYVYTYVSVGEFWAFVIGWNILLEHMIGAASVARAWSGYIDSILGGVISNYTVEYVGELHEQLLGRYPDFLAFAVCLSYTCVLALGVKGSAMVNSILTLVNLAVMALVVIVGFYYADLDNWTLEGGGFLPYGLPGVVAGAATCFYAFVGFDSIATSGEEARDPAFSIPIATIISMTLVCFGYILVSGALTLMVPYWAISPTAALPEVFTTLQLPWAKYAVTVGALCGMTTTLLGSLFALPRCMYAMAADGLIFSFLGKVNKTTQVPLINLAVSGLSSALIALFFDLEKLVEFMSIGTLLAYTIVSASVIILRYRPEITPLLREDSSLSEAATPTSGVIEFGVGPAGRLKPNYAWLEPVCGKCEPGAAVSASVFLFSCFGTGLCLHLHWGSEDARNGTWWSVLLTAFFIAVLCACLVIIHAHEQNKNGLGFAVPLVPTIPAISILSNIQLMVHLNTLTWMRFMIWMAFGLLVYFLYGIHHSKENDSATSYSVLLGSGSGGKMRWGSIGAPGTRRASSDTRPIIDEEEVAQ; this comes from the exons GTATCGGTCACATGGTGGGTGCCGGGATCTACGTGCTGACAGGAACAGTCGCTCGGGATCTGGCAGGTCCTGGGATCGTCTTGTCTTTCCTACTGGCCGGGATGACCTCCATGTTGGCAGCACTGTGCTACGCAGAGTTCGGTACCCGGGTGCCCAAGGCTGGCTCGGCTTACGTCTACACTTACGTCAGTGTGGGCGAGTTCTGGGCTTTCGTCATCGGCTGGAACATCCTACTTGAGCATATGATTG GTGCTGCGTCTGTGGCTCGAGCTTGGAGTGGTTACATTGACTCTATCCTGGGCGGAGTGATCAGCAACTACACTGTCGAGTATGTGGGCGAGCTGCACGAACAGCTGTTGGGGCGTTACCCAGACTTCCTTGCATTTGCTGTCTGTCTCTCCTATACTTGCGTTTTGG CCCTTGGAGTGAAGGGCTCTGCCATGGTTAACAGTATCCTCACACTTGTCAACCTGGCTGTCATGGCACTTGTAGTCATTGTTGGCTTCTACTATGCTGATCTGGACAACTGGACCTTGGAAG GTGGAGGTTTCCTGCCCTACGGACTCCCAGGGGTTGTGGCCGGTGCTGCCACATGTTTCTACGCATTTGTTGGTTTCGACAGCATTGCCACTTCTGGGGAAGAGGCCAGAGACCCTGCCTTCTCTATCCCTATAGCCACCATCATATCCATGACTCTGGTTTGCTTTG GTTACATCTTGGTAAGCGGAGCCCTGACCCTGATGGTGCCCTACTGGGCCATCAGCCCTACAGCAGCTCTGCCCGAGGTCTTCACAACCCTACAGCTGCCCTGGGCCAAGTACGCAGTGACTGTGGGAGCTCTCTGTGGTATGACCACCACTCTGCTGGGCTCCTTGTTCGCCCTGCCTCGCTGCATGTACGCCATGGCTGCCGACGGGCTCATCTTCTCCTTTCTTGGCAAGGTCAACAAGACTACACAA GTTCCTCTGATCAACTTGGCAGTCTCGGGCTTGAGCAGCGCTCTGATTGCTCTTTTCTTTGACTTGGAGAAACTCGTGGAGTTCATGTCAATCGGTACATTGTTGGCCTACACCATCGTCAGTGCTTCGGTGATAATCCTGAGGTACCGACCAGAGATCACTCCTCTGCTCCGAGAGGACAGTTCACTTTCAGAAGCTGCCACTCCTACTTCGGGG GTGATAGAGTTTGGAGTGGGTCCGGCCGGTAGACTCAAGCCGAACTACGCCTGGCTGGAGCCTGTCTGCGGGAAGTGTGAGCCAGGAGCTGCCGTCAGTGCCAGTGTGTTCCTGTTCTCTTGCTTCGGCACTGGTCTCTGTCTGCACCTCCACTGGGGCAGTGAGGACGCCCGCAACGGCACCTGGTGGTCTGTCCTCCTCACAGCCTTCTTCATCGCGGTCCTTTGTGCCT GTTTGGTTATAATACATGCCCACGAGCAGAACAAGAATGGTCTGGGGTTCGCGGTGCCGCTGGTCCCAACGATTCCTGCCATCAGCATCCTCTCCAACATCCAACTGATGGTGCACCTCAACACCCTCACCTGGATGAGGTTCATGATCTGGATGGCTTTTG GTCTGCTGGTGTACTTCCTCTACGGTATCCATCACAGCAAGGAGAACGACTCCGCCACATCGTACTCTGTACTGCTGGGGTCCGGCTCGGGAGGCAAGATGCGATGGGGCTCCATCGGTGCGCCAGGTACACGGCGTGCCAGCTCGGACACGCGGCCTATCATAGACGAAGAGGAGGTGGCGCAGTAG